From Salinirubellus salinus, the proteins below share one genomic window:
- a CDS encoding alpha/beta fold hydrolase: MRLRNLLGGAALGMGAVAATNLSLRQDPDDLPTPFGRDLQTYRWRGFDVAYSEAGDPDDPDLVLFHGVNAAGSSHEFRYVVDELAEEYHVLAPDLPGFGHSDRPPLMYSASLYETFVADFLRDLSEEPTVLASSLTAAYLAAALDTPKPPRVRELWLICPTATAMPGQRTAIRSLLRAPLVGEGLFNLLTSRPSIRYFLTDHGFADEANITDEWVEYDWLTAHQPNARYAPASFVSGFLNSTVDLGAVLGELDVPVTVYWGGAAHLPPVDAGRDLAEQADATLVVFEDADLLPHAEFPDEFVETVLGRASAAEA; the protein is encoded by the coding sequence ATGCGACTCCGGAACCTCCTCGGCGGGGCGGCGCTCGGGATGGGTGCCGTCGCCGCGACGAACCTGTCGCTCCGACAGGACCCCGACGACCTCCCGACACCGTTCGGTCGTGACCTGCAGACGTACCGCTGGCGCGGCTTCGACGTCGCCTACAGCGAGGCCGGCGACCCGGACGACCCGGACCTCGTCCTGTTCCACGGCGTCAACGCCGCTGGCTCCTCACACGAGTTCCGCTACGTCGTCGACGAACTGGCCGAGGAGTACCACGTCCTCGCGCCGGACCTGCCCGGCTTCGGCCACTCCGACCGGCCGCCGCTCATGTACTCGGCGTCGCTCTACGAGACGTTCGTCGCTGACTTCCTGCGCGACCTGAGCGAGGAGCCAACCGTGCTGGCGTCCTCGCTCACCGCGGCGTACCTCGCGGCGGCGCTGGACACGCCGAAGCCACCGCGGGTCCGCGAACTGTGGCTGATCTGTCCCACCGCGACCGCGATGCCCGGCCAGCGGACGGCGATCCGGTCGCTCCTCCGCGCACCACTCGTCGGCGAGGGGCTGTTCAACCTCCTCACCTCGCGGCCCTCCATCCGCTACTTCCTGACGGACCACGGGTTCGCTGACGAGGCCAACATCACCGACGAGTGGGTCGAGTACGACTGGCTGACCGCCCACCAGCCGAACGCTCGCTACGCGCCCGCCTCGTTCGTCAGCGGCTTCCTCAACTCGACCGTGGACCTCGGGGCGGTCCTCGGGGAACTGGACGTCCCGGTCACCGTCTACTGGGGCGGTGCGGCGCACCTCCCGCCGGTCGACGCTGGCCGCGACCTCGCCGAGCAGGCGGACGCTACGCTCGTCGTCTTCGAGGACGCGGACCTCCTGCCGCACGCGGAGTTCCCCGACGAGTTCGTCGAGACGGTGCTGGGACGGGCGTCGGCGGCCGAGGCCTGA
- the meaB gene encoding methylmalonyl Co-A mutase-associated GTPase MeaB translates to MTDASEQSATEPDLIDELLAGKHRALARVITKIENRSPGYRELVSRLHEHTGDAQVVGITGSPGAGKSTLVDKMANAYREQGLTVGVIAIDPSSPFTGGAVLGDRIRMASNVGDMDVFFRSMSARGSLGGLSTATTDAVKALDAFGKDRIIVETVGAGQNEVDIVRTADTVAVLVPPSSGDDVQMLKAGILEIGDVFLVNKADLDGANRTVMELQEMVRMREDSPRFDPGHHGAEAVPDAASNGEDGGESEDDWEPPVLEAVAKTGEGVDEFLDTLDTHHEWLEATGKLEELARERYAEEIRALLREDVNRLVGTELRNRGGIESYVDSVLAKETDPYAVADDLLEPLAECVEERRGE, encoded by the coding sequence ATGACCGACGCGAGCGAGCAGTCGGCCACGGAACCGGACCTCATCGACGAACTGCTGGCGGGCAAGCACCGCGCGCTGGCCCGGGTCATCACGAAGATAGAGAACCGCTCCCCGGGCTACCGGGAACTCGTCTCGCGGCTGCACGAGCACACCGGCGACGCGCAGGTGGTCGGCATCACCGGGTCACCGGGCGCCGGCAAGTCCACGCTCGTGGACAAGATGGCCAACGCCTACCGCGAGCAGGGACTCACCGTCGGTGTCATCGCCATCGACCCCTCCTCGCCGTTCACCGGCGGGGCCGTCCTCGGCGACCGCATCCGGATGGCCTCGAACGTCGGCGACATGGACGTGTTCTTCCGGTCGATGTCCGCCCGCGGGTCGCTCGGCGGACTCTCGACGGCGACGACGGACGCCGTGAAGGCACTCGACGCGTTCGGCAAGGACCGCATCATCGTCGAGACGGTCGGCGCCGGCCAGAACGAGGTGGACATCGTCCGCACGGCCGACACCGTCGCGGTGCTGGTCCCGCCCTCCTCGGGCGACGACGTGCAGATGCTGAAGGCCGGCATCCTCGAGATCGGCGACGTGTTCCTCGTGAACAAGGCCGACCTCGACGGCGCGAACCGGACCGTGATGGAGCTGCAGGAGATGGTCCGGATGCGCGAGGACTCCCCGCGGTTCGACCCCGGCCACCACGGCGCCGAGGCGGTCCCCGACGCCGCGAGCAACGGCGAGGACGGCGGCGAGAGCGAGGACGACTGGGAACCGCCCGTCCTCGAGGCTGTCGCCAAGACCGGCGAGGGAGTCGACGAGTTCCTCGACACGCTCGACACCCACCACGAGTGGCTCGAGGCGACCGGGAAGCTCGAGGAACTGGCCCGCGAGCGCTACGCCGAGGAGATCCGCGCGCTCCTCCGCGAGGACGTGAACCGTCTCGTCGGCACGGAACTCCGCAACCGCGGCGGTATCGAGTCGTACGTCGACAGCGTCCTCGCCAAGGAGACCGACCCGTACGCCGTCGCCGACGACCTGCTCGAGCCGCTGGCCGAGTGCGTCGAGGAGCGCCGCGGGGAGTGA
- a CDS encoding cobalamin B12-binding domain-containing protein produces the protein MSADGEQEQRTIRCLVAKVGLDGHDRGAHVIARAFRDAGFEVIYSGLHKSPDEIVQAAVQEDVDVLGISILSGAHNTLVPKIMDGLREYEADEDTLVIVGGIVPEDDREGLKEAGVAEIFGPGATMDETIEFVRENVHERE, from the coding sequence ATGAGCGCAGACGGCGAACAGGAACAGCGGACCATCCGGTGTCTCGTGGCGAAGGTCGGACTCGACGGACACGACCGGGGTGCACACGTCATCGCCCGGGCGTTCCGCGACGCGGGGTTCGAGGTCATCTACTCGGGGCTGCACAAGTCCCCCGACGAGATCGTCCAGGCGGCGGTGCAGGAGGACGTCGACGTCCTCGGTATCAGCATCCTCTCGGGCGCGCACAACACGCTCGTCCCGAAGATCATGGACGGCCTGCGAGAGTACGAGGCCGACGAGGACACCCTCGTCATCGTCGGCGGCATCGTCCCCGAGGACGACCGCGAGGGCCTGAAGGAGGCCGGCGTGGCCGAGATATTCGGCCCCGGGGCGACGATGGACGAGACCATCGAGTTCGTCCGGGAGAACGTCCACGAACGGGAATGA
- a CDS encoding metallophosphoesterase family protein: MQLGVISDVHANRVALEAVLTDMPSVDELVCVGDVVGYNPWPAECVERVRDVCSAVVRGNHDRNVDSPARYRANRMAHAGLELASERLSTDQKEWVRSLPRSVDVDDGRLLVVHDHPEHVDRYVRPPDFTRMRPYLDEYDGLLLGHTHVQHQSTVDDRLVLNPGSVGQPRDGDPRAAYAVVDTDGDPPTADLHRVEYDVERVQAGVRAAGLPDRTADRLQRGE, translated from the coding sequence GTGCAACTCGGCGTCATCTCCGACGTCCACGCCAACCGCGTGGCGCTCGAAGCGGTCCTGACGGACATGCCGTCCGTCGACGAACTGGTCTGTGTCGGCGACGTCGTCGGGTACAATCCGTGGCCGGCCGAGTGTGTCGAGCGAGTCCGCGACGTCTGCTCGGCGGTCGTCCGGGGGAACCACGACCGGAACGTGGACTCGCCGGCACGCTACCGGGCGAACCGGATGGCCCACGCGGGGCTCGAACTCGCCTCCGAACGGCTCTCGACCGACCAGAAGGAGTGGGTCCGCTCGCTCCCCCGGTCCGTGGACGTGGACGACGGCCGTCTCCTGGTGGTCCACGACCACCCGGAGCACGTCGACCGGTACGTGCGCCCCCCGGACTTCACGCGGATGCGGCCCTACCTCGACGAGTACGATGGCCTCCTGCTGGGTCACACGCACGTCCAGCACCAGTCGACCGTCGACGACCGCCTCGTCCTGAACCCGGGGAGCGTCGGCCAACCACGTGACGGCGACCCGCGGGCGGCCTACGCCGTCGTCGACACCGACGGCGACCCACCGACCGCCGACCTGCACCGCGTCGAGTACGACGTCGAGCGCGTGCAGGCCGGCGTCCGGGCGGCGGGGCTCCCGGACCGGACCGCCGACCGACTCCAACGGGGGGAGTGA
- a CDS encoding helix-turn-helix domain-containing protein: MTDIKAVVRVEHPDIVLTETVAHDRSSTVKSVSEAGTDPMSGKFFYHIDSADFRQFEEGLRRDSTVGEFERVIETRDEKAIYSFEYTNEAKLLSPVVSAANGVILDMENDGRAWILTLWMSERADLVHLWDYARQNDIDIDLLRVNEYASLGETDAGLTDSQREALLLAFETGYFEEPRDATLSEVAADLDISQPAASGLLRRGIKRLIVSSLVDDDDQPD, translated from the coding sequence ATGACTGACATCAAGGCGGTCGTCCGGGTCGAACATCCCGATATCGTACTCACCGAGACCGTCGCTCACGACCGAAGTTCGACGGTCAAATCGGTGTCGGAGGCCGGAACCGACCCGATGTCGGGGAAGTTCTTCTACCACATCGACTCGGCCGATTTTCGCCAGTTCGAGGAGGGACTCCGGAGGGACAGTACGGTCGGCGAGTTCGAACGCGTCATCGAGACCAGAGACGAGAAGGCGATCTACAGTTTCGAGTACACGAACGAGGCGAAGCTCCTCTCACCGGTCGTCTCGGCCGCGAACGGTGTCATCCTCGACATGGAGAACGACGGGCGGGCCTGGATCCTGACCCTCTGGATGTCCGAGCGAGCGGACCTGGTCCACCTCTGGGACTACGCACGACAGAACGACATCGACATCGACTTGCTGCGTGTGAACGAGTACGCCAGTCTGGGCGAGACCGACGCCGGGTTGACCGATAGCCAACGAGAGGCGCTCCTCCTCGCGTTCGAGACGGGCTACTTCGAGGAACCACGGGATGCGACTCTCAGCGAGGTCGCCGCCGACCTGGACATCTCGCAACCGGCAGCCAGCGGTCTCCTTCGACGTGGGATCAAGCGACTCATCGTCTCGTCCCTGGTGGACGACGACGACCAACCGGACTGA
- the folP gene encoding dihydropteroate synthase, with product MEYHEAANYLFDLRRYSPKTGVESTRELLAALGDPHEALTVVQVAGSNGKGSTARMVERVLREAGLDVGLYTSPHLDDIRERVRVDGRKVTKRAVAEFVEAARDHVDARAAENASPTFFETVTALALWEFARQDVDVAVLEVGIGGRHDATSVCDPVAASAVTSVTLEHADVLGDTVEAIAHDKAHVYGERPLVTATEGSVLDVVRAVAADVVTVGDADADPDVTVSYEGRAGLEGAVTIDGPAFRVETHLPLLGTHQATNAGVAAVLARQAGEAVGVDVTEAALARGLRNAHWPGRFEVMDRDPLTILDGAHNPGGLERVAETLAEFDYDELHLVFGAMADKDHPGMVAALPTPDHVYTCRADTGRAESPEALAEAFEVGGAGAVPDGREGDAQPEVHAGGNVTAALDDALAAAGPDDAVLVTGSLYVVAEARRRWSRVQVPKRAPDVETAREVLESADVSAPGVHRMRAKGVHRTLHVRVQPRQAEYLKQELLSLGGECATSAVTDREELRDAVLMGTLAQFKRLVGKLEGQPYGLERLGEEIRRSLGIQYRPERAGYPWDGDRTAVMGILNVTPDSFHDGGEYNTTDLARERAERMVEAGVDILDVGGESTRPGAEVVPVEEEIARVVPVVEAIADLDALVSVDTRKAAVAAAALDAGADILNDVSGLEDPEMRLLAADRDVPVVVMHSIDAPVDPSVEVDYDDVVADTIDALVERVLLAEKAGLDRSQILVDPGLGFGKRAAESFELLDRLDEFAALGCPVLVGHSHKSMFDLVGADPEDRLSATVAATALAAERGADVVRVHDVPENVSAVRVVQAARDPDSV from the coding sequence ATGGAGTATCACGAGGCGGCGAACTACCTTTTCGACCTCCGACGGTACTCCCCGAAGACGGGTGTGGAGTCGACCCGCGAACTCCTCGCCGCCCTCGGGGACCCGCACGAGGCCTTGACGGTCGTCCAGGTCGCCGGCTCGAACGGGAAGGGGAGCACCGCCCGCATGGTCGAGCGCGTGCTCCGCGAGGCCGGCCTCGACGTCGGCCTCTACACCTCGCCCCACCTCGACGACATCCGCGAACGGGTCCGGGTCGACGGGCGGAAGGTCACGAAACGGGCCGTCGCCGAGTTCGTCGAGGCCGCCCGCGACCACGTCGACGCCCGCGCGGCCGAGAACGCCTCTCCCACCTTCTTCGAGACCGTCACCGCGCTCGCGCTCTGGGAGTTCGCCCGACAGGACGTGGACGTCGCCGTCCTCGAGGTCGGCATCGGCGGGAGACACGACGCCACCTCGGTCTGCGACCCGGTCGCCGCCAGCGCCGTCACGAGCGTCACGCTCGAACACGCGGACGTGCTCGGCGACACCGTCGAGGCCATCGCCCACGACAAGGCCCATGTCTACGGCGAGCGCCCGCTCGTCACCGCCACGGAGGGCTCCGTGCTCGACGTGGTCCGGGCCGTCGCCGCCGACGTGGTGACCGTGGGCGACGCGGACGCCGACCCGGACGTGACCGTCAGCTACGAGGGCCGGGCGGGACTGGAGGGGGCGGTCACCATCGACGGCCCGGCGTTCCGCGTCGAGACGCACCTCCCCCTGCTGGGGACGCACCAGGCGACGAACGCGGGTGTCGCGGCCGTCCTCGCTCGACAGGCCGGGGAGGCCGTCGGCGTCGACGTGACCGAGGCTGCCCTCGCCCGCGGTCTGCGCAACGCCCACTGGCCCGGCCGGTTCGAGGTGATGGACCGGGACCCGCTCACGATCCTGGACGGGGCACACAACCCCGGTGGCCTCGAACGGGTCGCGGAGACGCTCGCTGAGTTCGACTACGACGAGTTGCACCTCGTCTTCGGCGCGATGGCCGACAAGGACCACCCCGGCATGGTCGCGGCGCTCCCGACGCCCGACCACGTCTACACCTGCCGGGCGGACACCGGACGCGCGGAGTCGCCCGAGGCGCTCGCCGAGGCGTTCGAGGTCGGCGGTGCGGGCGCGGTCCCGGACGGCCGCGAGGGCGACGCCCAGCCCGAGGTCCACGCCGGCGGCAACGTCACCGCGGCCCTCGACGACGCGCTGGCGGCGGCCGGTCCCGACGACGCCGTCCTCGTCACGGGGTCGCTCTACGTCGTCGCCGAGGCACGCCGCCGCTGGTCGCGGGTGCAGGTGCCCAAACGGGCGCCGGACGTCGAGACGGCCCGGGAGGTCCTCGAGTCGGCCGACGTCTCGGCGCCAGGCGTCCACCGGATGCGCGCGAAGGGCGTCCACCGCACGCTCCACGTCCGGGTCCAGCCACGGCAGGCCGAGTACCTGAAACAGGAGTTGCTCTCGCTCGGCGGCGAGTGTGCGACGAGCGCCGTCACCGACCGCGAGGAACTCCGCGACGCCGTGCTGATGGGGACGCTCGCGCAGTTCAAGCGTCTCGTCGGGAAACTGGAGGGCCAACCCTACGGCCTCGAACGACTGGGCGAGGAGATACGCCGCTCGCTCGGTATCCAGTACCGACCCGAGCGGGCGGGCTACCCGTGGGACGGCGACCGGACCGCCGTGATGGGTATCCTCAACGTCACGCCGGACTCCTTCCACGACGGGGGCGAGTACAACACGACGGATCTGGCGCGCGAGCGTGCCGAACGGATGGTCGAGGCGGGCGTCGACATCCTCGACGTGGGCGGTGAGTCGACACGCCCCGGTGCCGAGGTGGTGCCCGTCGAGGAGGAGATCGCCCGCGTCGTCCCCGTCGTCGAGGCCATCGCGGACCTCGACGCCCTCGTCTCGGTCGACACCCGGAAGGCCGCCGTCGCGGCGGCGGCGCTCGACGCTGGGGCGGACATCCTGAACGACGTCTCCGGGCTGGAGGACCCCGAGATGCGACTGCTCGCGGCCGACCGCGACGTGCCGGTCGTCGTGATGCACTCCATCGACGCGCCCGTCGATCCGAGCGTCGAGGTGGACTACGACGACGTGGTAGCCGACACCATCGACGCGCTCGTGGAGCGCGTCCTGCTCGCGGAGAAGGCGGGGCTGGACCGCTCGCAGATTCTGGTCGACCCCGGTCTGGGTTTCGGCAAGCGCGCCGCCGAGAGCTTCGAGCTGCTGGACCGACTCGACGAGTTCGCCGCCCTCGGCTGCCCGGTGCTGGTGGGCCACTCCCACAAGTCGATGTTCGACCTCGTGGGTGCCGACCCGGAGGACCGACTGTCGGCCACGGTCGCGGCGACGGCACTCGCCGCCGAACGCGGGGCCGACGTGGTCCGGGTCCACGACGTGCCCGAGAACGTCTCTGCCGTGCGCGTGGTGCAGGCGGCCCGAGACCCGGACTCGGTCTGA